In the genome of Nitrospira japonica, one region contains:
- the rpsC gene encoding 30S ribosomal protein S3 → MGQKTHPIGYRLGYNYTWSSRWYAEKDYAKLLHQDIKIRKIVKQKLFHAGVAKVEIERSGDQTRVIIHTARPGIIIGRKGAEVDKLKAELEKQYGGQVYITVKEIKKPELDAQLVSENVATQLEKRVAFRRAMKRSVQSALRLGAQGIKIMIAGRLGGAEIARTEWYREGRVPLHTLRAEVDYGFAEAHTTMGQIGVKTWIYKGEILPAQPLKPESAFERRLA, encoded by the coding sequence ATGGGTCAAAAAACGCATCCAATCGGCTATCGGCTTGGTTACAACTATACGTGGAGTTCACGGTGGTACGCCGAGAAAGACTACGCCAAGCTGCTGCACCAGGACATCAAGATCCGTAAGATCGTGAAGCAGAAGCTCTTTCACGCTGGCGTGGCCAAGGTGGAAATCGAGCGGTCGGGCGATCAGACCCGGGTCATCATCCATACGGCCCGTCCTGGAATCATCATCGGTCGCAAGGGCGCCGAGGTCGATAAGTTGAAAGCTGAATTGGAAAAGCAGTACGGCGGGCAGGTGTACATCACGGTCAAGGAAATCAAGAAGCCCGAGTTGGACGCCCAATTGGTCAGTGAAAACGTGGCCACCCAGCTGGAGAAGCGCGTTGCATTCCGCCGCGCCATGAAGCGAAGCGTACAATCGGCGTTGCGTCTCGGGGCGCAGGGAATCAAGATCATGATCGCCGGCCGTTTGGGGGGGGCTGAAATTGCCCGCACCGAGTGGTACCGCGAGGGGCGCGTGCCTTTGCATACGCTGCGGGCGGAGGTCGATTATGGATTTGCAGAAGCCCATACGACGATGGGACAGATCGGCGTGAAAACGTGGATCTACAAAGGGGAAATTCTTCCCGCGCAGCCGCTCAAGCCGGAATCGGCCTTTGAGCGTCGACTGGCATAA
- the rplP gene encoding 50S ribosomal protein L16: MLAPKKVKFRKMMKGRMRGKAYRGGNVTLGEFGLKALEPGWVTSRQIEAARIAITRYVKRGGQVWTRIFPDKPITKKPAETRMGKGKGNPEYWVAVVKPGRILYEMGGVTPEIANEAFRLASHKLPIATKCVARGEF, translated from the coding sequence GTGCTGGCACCGAAAAAAGTCAAGTTTCGAAAGATGATGAAGGGTCGCATGCGAGGCAAGGCCTATCGCGGCGGGAATGTCACGCTCGGCGAGTTTGGACTGAAGGCGTTGGAACCCGGTTGGGTGACCAGTCGGCAGATCGAGGCTGCACGTATTGCCATCACCCGGTATGTGAAGCGGGGTGGACAGGTATGGACGAGAATTTTCCCCGACAAGCCGATTACCAAGAAGCCGGCCGAAACCCGCATGGGCAAAGGAAAGGGCAATCCTGAGTATTGGGTGGCGGTCGTCAAGCCCGGCCGGATTCTCTACGAGATGGGCGGGGTCACCCCGGAAATCGCCAACGAAGCATTTCGTTTGGCTTCACACAAGTTGCCGATCGCGACCAAGTGCGTGGCTCGGGGAGAATTTTAA
- the rpmC gene encoding 50S ribosomal protein L29 → MDLKELKQLSAPELSEKAKELTQELFNLRFQLGTGRLENPMQIRKTKRTIAQVKTLLRETERASQKPGS, encoded by the coding sequence ATGGATCTCAAAGAATTAAAGCAATTGAGTGCGCCTGAGTTGTCGGAAAAGGCCAAGGAGTTGACGCAGGAGTTGTTCAATCTCCGATTTCAGCTGGGGACTGGGCGGCTGGAAAACCCGATGCAAATCCGGAAAACCAAGCGAACGATCGCTCAGGTGAAGACGCTCTTGCGTGAAACAGAACGGGCGAGCCAAAAACCGGGCTCGTAA
- the rpsQ gene encoding 30S ribosomal protein S17 produces the protein MAETGVKRREWIGRVVSNKMNKTVVVAVERSVVHPIYRKVLRRITKLKAHDEQNACGIGDRVRMIETRPISKEKHWRVVEVLEKGRGE, from the coding sequence ATGGCAGAGACGGGCGTCAAGCGGCGTGAGTGGATCGGGCGGGTCGTCAGCAACAAGATGAATAAGACCGTCGTCGTGGCGGTGGAACGGTCGGTCGTTCATCCCATCTATCGAAAAGTTTTACGGCGGATCACCAAGTTGAAGGCCCACGACGAGCAGAATGCCTGCGGGATTGGCGACCGGGTGCGGATGATCGAAACCCGACCGATCAGTAAAGAGAAGCATTGGCGGGTGGTTGAAGTACTGGAAAAAGGGCGCGGCGAGTAG
- the rplN gene encoding 50S ribosomal protein L14 translates to MIQNYTYMDVADNSGAKQAMCFHVLGGSKRRYASLGDIIVVAVKEAIPQATVKKGDVSRAVIVRTTKEVRREDGSYIKFDRNACVLINKDGEPVGTRIFGPVARELRWKKFMKIISLAPEVL, encoded by the coding sequence ATGATTCAGAACTATACCTACATGGATGTGGCCGATAACTCAGGGGCGAAGCAGGCCATGTGCTTCCATGTTCTCGGCGGCTCAAAGCGCCGGTACGCTTCCCTGGGAGACATCATCGTTGTGGCCGTGAAGGAAGCGATTCCCCAGGCCACGGTCAAGAAGGGCGACGTCAGCCGCGCCGTGATCGTGCGCACGACGAAGGAAGTGCGGCGTGAAGACGGATCCTATATCAAGTTCGACCGGAACGCCTGTGTGCTGATCAATAAAGATGGAGAGCCGGTCGGTACCCGCATCTTCGGACCGGTCGCCCGCGAGCTCCGGTGGAAAAAATTCATGAAGATTATTTCTCTGGCTCCGGAAGTTCTTTAG
- the rplX gene encoding 50S ribosomal protein L24, translated as MEALQKVRIRKGDTVVVIAGRDRGKSGKVLSVDRTAGRVVVEKLNMIKRHTKPNQKVKQGGILEREAPLAISNVMFLCPVTQKPTRLGVRVQADGKRVRFSKKSKDTVE; from the coding sequence GTGGAAGCGTTACAGAAGGTTCGAATCCGCAAGGGCGACACGGTTGTGGTCATCGCCGGGCGCGATCGGGGAAAATCGGGAAAGGTTTTGTCGGTTGACCGTACCGCGGGTCGTGTGGTGGTTGAAAAGCTGAACATGATCAAGCGACATACCAAGCCGAATCAGAAGGTGAAGCAGGGCGGTATCCTTGAGCGCGAAGCGCCGTTGGCGATTTCCAACGTGATGTTTCTGTGCCCGGTCACCCAGAAGCCGACGCGGCTCGGGGTTCGGGTGCAGGCTGACGGCAAGCGTGTCCGCTTCAGCAAGAAATCCAAAGACACTGTGGAATAG
- the rplE gene encoding 50S ribosomal protein L5: MADAKDPKKSKGAKPAGRASKKDGAPAPQALDDGSEESKFKPRLRDMYREQVIPALMKEFGYKNLMQVPKLERIVLNVGMSEATQNVKLLESAATELGMITGQKPVITKAKKAIAGFKLRQGMPIGTKVTLRNRRMYEFFDRLVTLALPRIRDFRGVSPKAFDGRGNYTLGLKEQLIFPEIKYDEVASIHGMDITIVTTARTNDEGKALLRQLGMPFRT, from the coding sequence ATGGCGGACGCGAAAGATCCGAAAAAATCAAAGGGCGCGAAGCCGGCAGGACGCGCATCGAAAAAAGACGGCGCGCCGGCTCCTCAGGCGCTGGACGACGGGAGCGAGGAGTCAAAATTCAAACCGCGCCTCCGTGACATGTACCGGGAGCAGGTCATTCCGGCCCTCATGAAGGAATTCGGATACAAGAATCTGATGCAGGTGCCGAAGCTCGAACGGATCGTGTTGAACGTCGGAATGAGTGAGGCTACTCAGAACGTGAAGCTGCTCGAAAGTGCGGCGACTGAACTGGGGATGATTACCGGACAAAAGCCGGTCATAACCAAGGCCAAGAAGGCAATCGCCGGGTTCAAGTTGCGTCAGGGAATGCCGATCGGGACGAAAGTGACGCTACGGAACCGCCGGATGTACGAATTTTTCGATCGCCTGGTGACGCTGGCGCTGCCCCGGATCCGAGATTTTCGCGGCGTATCGCCCAAGGCGTTCGACGGACGGGGTAACTATACGCTGGGGCTCAAGGAACAGTTGATTTTCCCCGAAATCAAGTATGACGAGGTGGCATCGATTCACGGCATGGACATCACCATCGTGACGACGGCCCGTACCAACGACGAAGGTAAAGCCCTGCTGCGGCAATTAGGGATGCCCTTCCGGACTTAA
- a CDS encoding type Z 30S ribosomal protein S14: MSRLALRNKCAKKPKFSSRAYHRCGICGRVHGFLRRFKMCRICFRLLSLKGEIPGVRKASW; encoded by the coding sequence GTGTCGAGACTAGCCCTGCGCAACAAATGCGCGAAGAAGCCTAAGTTTTCCTCGCGCGCGTATCACCGATGCGGGATCTGCGGGCGTGTGCACGGATTCTTGCGCCGGTTCAAGATGTGTAGAATTTGCTTTCGCCTGCTGAGCCTGAAGGGGGAAATCCCCGGAGTCAGGAAAGCCAGCTGGTGA
- the rpsH gene encoding 30S ribosomal protein S8 — protein sequence MVTDPISDLLVRLRNGFRRQHEVVTMPASKLKREVLRVLQAEGFIHGVEGAEEEGHPVLKVRLRYVGEGQPMITGMERVSKPGRRVYVGNKNIPRVRNGIGMAILSTSKGIMTDQASRKAGLGGEVLCSIW from the coding sequence ATGGTTACGGATCCGATCAGTGATTTGCTGGTGAGATTGCGAAACGGATTTCGGCGGCAACATGAAGTGGTCACTATGCCCGCGTCCAAGTTGAAACGCGAGGTCCTGCGTGTTCTGCAGGCCGAGGGCTTCATTCATGGTGTTGAGGGAGCCGAAGAGGAGGGCCATCCGGTCCTCAAGGTTCGTCTCCGGTATGTGGGCGAGGGACAGCCGATGATTACCGGTATGGAGCGTGTGAGCAAGCCGGGCCGACGGGTGTACGTCGGAAATAAGAACATTCCGCGTGTGCGTAACGGTATCGGCATGGCGATTCTCTCGACGTCCAAGGGGATCATGACCGATCAGGCCTCACGCAAAGCCGGGCTCGGCGGTGAAGTGCTCTGTTCGATCTGGTAG
- the rplF gene encoding 50S ribosomal protein L6: MSRIGKKPVPVPSGVDVKVAGSVVSVKGPLGKLDWALAPGIGVTVDQGQVLITRSSEARNVRALHGLVRAELSNMVLGVTKGYERNLEITGVGYKAAVQGRTMSFNVGYINPVVYPIPAGIEVKIDKQTLINVKGIDKRLVGQVAANLRAIKPPDVYKQKGVRYVGEVLRKKEGKTGK, from the coding sequence ATGTCACGCATAGGAAAAAAACCGGTTCCGGTTCCGTCCGGTGTCGACGTGAAAGTGGCGGGGTCCGTAGTATCCGTGAAGGGTCCCTTGGGTAAGTTGGACTGGGCGCTGGCACCGGGCATCGGTGTCACGGTGGACCAGGGTCAGGTGCTGATCACCCGATCGAGCGAGGCGCGCAACGTTCGGGCGCTGCACGGGTTGGTCCGCGCCGAGTTGAGCAATATGGTCTTGGGCGTCACCAAAGGGTATGAACGAAATCTGGAAATTACCGGCGTCGGCTATAAGGCTGCCGTGCAGGGTCGCACGATGAGTTTCAACGTGGGTTACATCAATCCGGTCGTATATCCGATCCCCGCCGGGATCGAAGTGAAAATCGACAAGCAGACCCTAATCAATGTGAAGGGTATAGACAAGCGGCTCGTGGGGCAGGTGGCGGCCAACCTCCGGGCCATCAAGCCACCCGACGTCTACAAGCAAAAGGGTGTGCGGTATGTCGGCGAAGTCTTGCGTAAGAAGGAAGGCAAAACAGGGAAGTAG
- the rplR gene encoding 50S ribosomal protein L18, translating to MNSLEKNRQLARRQQRVRQRIFGTDARPRLNVFRSSSHIYAQIIDDLKGLTLASASSLDKSLRTTLKSTSSIEAAKAVGKLLAERAKAAKVQTVVFDRGGRLYHGRIKALAEASREGGLQF from the coding sequence ATGAACAGTTTGGAAAAGAACCGGCAGCTCGCGCGTCGTCAGCAGCGTGTCCGCCAGCGGATTTTTGGGACCGACGCGCGTCCGCGACTCAATGTGTTTCGCAGCAGCAGCCACATCTATGCGCAGATTATCGATGACCTGAAAGGCCTGACGTTGGCGTCGGCCTCGTCCCTCGACAAATCGTTGCGGACGACGCTCAAATCCACGAGCAGCATCGAAGCGGCGAAGGCGGTCGGTAAGCTGCTGGCCGAGCGGGCCAAGGCCGCGAAAGTTCAGACGGTCGTGTTCGATCGCGGCGGTCGCCTGTACCACGGCCGAATCAAGGCCTTAGCCGAAGCCTCCCGCGAGGGAGGGTTGCAGTTCTAA
- the rpsE gene encoding 30S ribosomal protein S5 has protein sequence MRVNPDELSLKDKVVFINRVAKVVKGGKRFNFCALVVVGDGQGWVGIGKGKAAEVPVAISKAVQQAKKNLVHVPLKSGTIPHEVHGLFGGEHVLLKPAAEGTGIIAGGAVRAVVELVGAHNVISKTLGRGNPFNTVRATLDGLTQLRNPEEVMQLRRGLTDVRAAGVGA, from the coding sequence GTGCGAGTTAATCCCGATGAACTCAGTCTAAAAGATAAAGTCGTCTTCATCAACCGCGTGGCCAAGGTGGTCAAGGGCGGTAAGCGGTTCAATTTTTGCGCCCTCGTCGTCGTCGGAGACGGGCAGGGTTGGGTCGGCATCGGTAAAGGCAAGGCAGCCGAAGTCCCGGTGGCGATTTCCAAGGCCGTGCAGCAAGCGAAGAAGAATTTGGTGCACGTGCCGCTCAAGTCCGGAACGATTCCGCATGAAGTCCACGGACTGTTCGGAGGCGAGCACGTGCTGTTGAAACCCGCGGCGGAAGGCACCGGCATCATCGCCGGCGGGGCCGTGCGGGCCGTCGTCGAATTGGTCGGCGCGCATAACGTGATCTCGAAGACGCTGGGCCGAGGCAATCCCTTCAATACCGTTCGGGCGACGCTCGACGGCCTGACCCAGCTTCGGAATCCGGAAGAAGTGATGCAGTTGAGGCGCGGTCTCACAGATGTCCGTGCGGCCGGAGTGGGGGCATGA
- the rpmD gene encoding 50S ribosomal protein L30, translating to MMGAKKTGTASVRITLKRSPIGTPERHRLALRGLGLRKIRQAVVRPDTPQVRGLIHQVGYLLEVQPQ from the coding sequence ATGATGGGAGCGAAAAAAACAGGCACGGCAAGCGTACGCATCACCCTGAAGCGAAGCCCCATCGGAACGCCGGAGCGTCATCGGCTGGCATTGCGCGGGCTGGGGCTGCGAAAGATTCGTCAGGCGGTCGTGCGTCCGGACACACCTCAAGTCCGGGGTCTTATTCATCAGGTCGGCTATTTGCTGGAAGTGCAACCACAATGA
- the rplO gene encoding 50S ribosomal protein L15, with product MNLHELAPAKGAKKKRKRIGRGPGSGHGKTATKGHKGLLARSGGGKGAGFEGGQMPLIRRVPKYGFTNPFRKEFAIVNLKSLVDLAEQGTITPQTLVDAGLVRRLTLPIKILGNGELKKPLVVQAHKFSKSAEAKIQAAGGRVEVIPGV from the coding sequence ATGAATCTACACGAACTGGCTCCCGCCAAGGGAGCAAAGAAAAAGCGCAAGCGGATCGGTCGAGGGCCGGGTTCCGGACACGGGAAGACCGCGACCAAGGGACATAAAGGATTACTGGCGCGTTCCGGCGGCGGTAAGGGGGCCGGCTTCGAGGGCGGGCAGATGCCCCTCATTCGTCGCGTACCCAAGTACGGCTTTACCAATCCGTTCAGGAAAGAATTCGCCATCGTTAATCTCAAAAGTCTCGTGGACTTGGCCGAGCAGGGAACCATCACGCCTCAGACATTGGTCGATGCCGGACTCGTCAGGCGGCTGACATTGCCGATCAAGATCCTCGGAAACGGGGAGCTCAAAAAGCCGTTGGTGGTTCAGGCGCACAAGTTCAGCAAGTCGGCTGAGGCCAAGATCCAAGCCGCAGGAGGCAGAGTCGAGGTCATTCCCGGTGTTTGA
- the secY gene encoding preprotein translocase subunit SecY, with the protein MFERLLTSFQNIFKIPELRTRILFTLGMLVVYRVGAHIPTPGINGEALQDFLQKQGGALLGFLDIFSGGSLSRLTIFALGIMPYISASIILQLLTVVIPHLTKLAKEGERGRKKIIQYTRFGTIGIALIQGFGIAVGLEQMNGGAFVLDKGWGFRLMTVITLTAGTAFLMWLGEQITERGIGNGISLIIFAGIVARLPAAVAQTFDLYKVGQLSFLLLAALAVLMVAVVAAIVFLESGRRKVPVQYAKRVVGRRVYGGQSTHIPLKINTAGVIPPIFASSIIAFPATIAGFFETPWVKAIGAQLAPGSLLYTLMYVGLILFFCFFYTAVVLNPVDMADNMKKYGGFIPGIRPGQRTSDYIYKVLTHITFAGAIYLAIVCVIPEFLIYKLNVPFYFGGTSLLIVIGVGLDTAQQIESHMLMRNYEGFLGKGMGPLRGRSG; encoded by the coding sequence GTGTTTGAGCGGCTCCTGACGAGTTTTCAGAATATTTTCAAGATTCCCGAGCTGCGGACCAGAATCCTGTTCACGCTGGGCATGCTGGTCGTCTATCGAGTCGGTGCACACATCCCCACACCGGGAATCAATGGGGAGGCGCTCCAGGACTTTCTGCAAAAGCAGGGCGGTGCGCTGCTCGGTTTTCTAGACATTTTTTCCGGCGGCTCCCTGTCGCGGCTGACGATCTTTGCGCTCGGCATCATGCCGTACATCAGCGCATCGATTATTCTTCAGCTCCTGACGGTGGTCATTCCCCATTTGACGAAACTCGCCAAGGAAGGGGAGCGCGGCCGTAAGAAGATTATCCAGTATACGCGCTTCGGAACGATCGGCATCGCCCTCATCCAAGGGTTTGGTATCGCCGTCGGTTTGGAACAGATGAACGGCGGGGCGTTTGTTCTGGATAAAGGGTGGGGGTTCCGTCTGATGACGGTCATCACCCTGACCGCCGGCACTGCGTTTCTGATGTGGCTTGGCGAACAGATTACTGAGCGCGGGATCGGCAACGGCATCTCGTTGATTATTTTTGCAGGGATCGTCGCCCGCCTTCCGGCCGCGGTGGCGCAGACATTCGATCTGTACAAGGTCGGCCAGCTGAGCTTTCTGCTGTTGGCCGCGCTGGCCGTCTTGATGGTCGCAGTCGTGGCTGCCATCGTGTTTCTCGAAAGCGGTCGCCGCAAGGTGCCTGTGCAGTATGCAAAGCGGGTGGTTGGGCGGAGGGTCTACGGGGGACAGAGCACGCATATTCCGCTGAAGATCAATACCGCCGGAGTCATTCCGCCGATCTTCGCGTCGTCGATCATTGCGTTCCCTGCCACCATTGCCGGATTTTTTGAGACGCCATGGGTGAAGGCCATTGGCGCACAGTTGGCCCCGGGGTCGTTGCTGTATACGCTCATGTACGTCGGGTTGATTCTGTTCTTTTGTTTTTTCTATACGGCAGTCGTACTCAATCCGGTGGATATGGCCGACAATATGAAAAAATATGGCGGTTTCATTCCCGGAATTCGACCCGGCCAACGGACCTCGGATTACATTTATAAGGTCCTGACCCATATTACATTCGCCGGGGCGATCTATCTGGCCATCGTCTGCGTGATTCCGGAGTTTTTGATCTACAAGTTGAACGTGCCATTTTATTTCGGCGGTACATCGTTGCTGATCGTCATCGGAGTCGGATTGGATACGGCACAGCAAATCGAGTCCCATATGCTGATGCGCAACTATGAAGGCTTCCTGGGAAAAGGCATGGGACCGCTGCGCGGCCGGAGTGGTTGA
- a CDS encoding adenylate kinase, with protein MRVVFLGAPGVGKGTQADRVAAASKSVKLSTGDLLREAVRNQTTLGREAKGYMDQGKLVPDSVVIGLVREKLADLSGANGFILDGFPRTVVQAEELNRVLASANTPLDRVVNFQVSREDVVRRLSGRRSCPKCQATFHVDFAPSKKGNVCDRCGEPLVQRSDDRPEAIETRLKVYEEQTAPLIRYYRERQLLSELDGSGSVDAVFEGLSRVLAPYRPT; from the coding sequence ATGCGCGTGGTATTTCTCGGAGCGCCGGGCGTCGGCAAGGGTACTCAGGCGGATCGAGTCGCCGCAGCGTCCAAGAGCGTGAAGCTCTCCACCGGCGACCTGCTGCGTGAAGCGGTGAGAAATCAAACGACGCTGGGCCGCGAGGCCAAGGGTTATATGGACCAGGGTAAGCTGGTTCCCGATAGCGTGGTCATCGGGTTGGTCCGTGAAAAGCTCGCCGACCTTAGCGGTGCGAACGGTTTCATACTCGACGGGTTTCCGCGGACGGTCGTGCAGGCCGAGGAGTTGAATCGCGTGCTGGCGTCTGCAAATACGCCTCTCGATCGCGTGGTCAACTTTCAGGTCTCCAGGGAGGACGTGGTTCGGCGCTTGAGCGGGCGACGAAGTTGTCCCAAGTGCCAAGCGACGTTCCATGTAGACTTCGCTCCGTCTAAAAAGGGGAACGTGTGTGACCGGTGCGGTGAGCCGTTGGTGCAGCGTAGCGACGACCGGCCGGAAGCCATCGAAACGCGGCTCAAGGTATACGAAGAACAAACGGCTCCGCTGATCCGGTATTATCGCGAGCGGCAACTTCTGTCGGAACTCGACGGATCCGGCTCGGTGGACGCGGTATTTGAAGGGTTATCTCGGGTTCTGGCTCCTTACAGGCCGACATGA
- the map gene encoding type I methionyl aminopeptidase, with protein MIILKTPEEVALMAKASRVVAEALEVLKKAVKPGVTTDELDRLAEAEIRARGAQPAFKGYRNYPKTLCASVNEQVVHGIPSKRVLKEGDIVGLDLGAIVEGFYGDSAVTVGVGQVEDGAAKLVRVTEEALALGIEQAVVGNRLSDISHAVQRHVEAAGYSVVTEFVGHGIGRQLHEEPQVPNYGKPGQGPRLQHGMVLAIEPMVNMGRAAVRVLDDRWTAVTVDGSLSAHFEHTIAVQPEGPAKVLSRL; from the coding sequence ATGATCATTCTGAAGACGCCAGAGGAAGTTGCCCTGATGGCAAAGGCGTCGAGAGTGGTGGCGGAAGCGCTGGAGGTTCTGAAGAAAGCGGTCAAGCCCGGGGTCACCACGGATGAATTGGACCGGCTGGCTGAAGCTGAAATTCGTGCCCGCGGTGCGCAGCCGGCGTTCAAGGGGTATCGAAATTATCCCAAGACGCTTTGTGCGTCGGTGAACGAACAAGTCGTGCACGGCATTCCCTCCAAACGAGTGCTGAAGGAGGGAGACATCGTCGGACTGGATCTTGGCGCGATCGTCGAAGGGTTCTACGGGGACTCCGCCGTGACCGTCGGGGTCGGCCAGGTAGAGGACGGCGCGGCGAAATTGGTTCGCGTGACGGAAGAAGCGCTCGCCTTGGGTATCGAACAAGCGGTGGTGGGAAATCGGTTGTCCGACATATCCCACGCGGTTCAGCGCCATGTCGAGGCGGCCGGGTATTCAGTGGTTACGGAATTTGTCGGACACGGGATCGGCCGGCAACTGCATGAGGAACCGCAAGTTCCGAACTATGGCAAGCCCGGGCAGGGACCGCGGTTGCAGCACGGGATGGTCCTCGCCATCGAGCCCATGGTCAACATGGGACGGGCAGCGGTCAGAGTGCTGGACGATCGATGGACGGCGGTGACGGTGGACGGCAGTCTGTCGGCGCATTTTGAGCATACGATCGCCGTTCAGCCAGAGGGGCCGGCGAAGGTTCTTAGTCGATTGTAG
- the infA gene encoding translation initiation factor IF-1: MPKEDIIEIQGTVAETLPNAMFRVQLENGHKILAHISGKMRMHFIRILPGDKVTVEMSPYDLTRGRITYRFK, from the coding sequence GTGCCCAAGGAAGACATCATCGAGATTCAGGGGACCGTGGCTGAAACCTTACCGAACGCGATGTTTCGTGTGCAACTCGAGAACGGTCACAAGATTCTGGCGCACATTTCAGGAAAGATGCGCATGCATTTTATTCGCATCCTGCCCGGCGATAAAGTCACGGTGGAAATGTCTCCGTACGATTTAACGCGCGGGCGCATTACGTATCGGTTCAAGTAG
- the rpmJ gene encoding 50S ribosomal protein L36 produces MKVKSSVKPICAKCKVVRRRGVVRILCENPRHKQRQG; encoded by the coding sequence ATGAAAGTGAAATCGTCCGTCAAGCCGATCTGTGCGAAGTGCAAGGTGGTCAGACGCCGGGGCGTCGTGCGGATCCTCTGCGAGAATCCGCGGCATAAACAACGGCAAGGATAG
- the rpsM gene encoding 30S ribosomal protein S13 produces MARIAGVDLPREKRSDIGLTYVFGIGRAAARTILDKAGIDGAVRVKDLSEDQIVKIREIIDQEYQVEGDLRKTFSMNIKRLIDTGTYRGLRHRKGLPVRGQRSKTNARTRKGRRAGVGSKPRPAARPASTT; encoded by the coding sequence ATGGCTAGAATCGCCGGAGTGGATTTGCCCAGAGAGAAACGGTCGGATATCGGCCTGACTTATGTGTTCGGCATCGGCCGGGCCGCTGCCCGGACTATTCTCGATAAGGCCGGAATCGACGGAGCCGTCCGTGTGAAGGATCTCAGTGAAGACCAAATCGTAAAGATCCGCGAGATCATCGATCAGGAGTATCAGGTCGAGGGTGATCTCCGGAAGACCTTTTCGATGAACATCAAGCGCTTGATCGATACCGGCACCTATCGCGGGTTGCGTCATCGCAAAGGGCTGCCCGTTCGCGGTCAGCGCTCAAAGACCAATGCGAGAACCCGCAAGGGGCGTCGCGCAGGAGTCGGAAGCAAGCCGAGACCGGCAGCTCGTCCGGCCTCCACCACTTAA
- the rpsK gene encoding 30S ribosomal protein S11, with translation MSVKKGKKKERRIVQSGIAHVQASFNNTIVTITDMSGNTVVWASAGNQGFKGSRKSTPFAAQRAGEAAARKAMESGMRQVDVYVNGPGSGRESAIRSLQGAGLRINLIRDVTPIPHNGCRPPKRRRV, from the coding sequence ATGAGTGTAAAAAAAGGGAAGAAGAAGGAACGACGGATCGTCCAGAGCGGGATCGCGCATGTGCAGGCCTCGTTCAATAACACCATCGTGACGATCACCGATATGAGCGGCAATACCGTCGTCTGGGCGAGCGCCGGCAATCAAGGATTCAAGGGGTCGCGCAAGAGCACGCCATTCGCCGCGCAACGCGCAGGTGAAGCCGCCGCTCGAAAGGCGATGGAAAGCGGAATGCGTCAGGTCGACGTCTACGTGAACGGCCCGGGCTCCGGCCGCGAATCGGCGATTCGCTCGCTCCAAGGAGCGGGGCTTCGGATCAATCTCATTCGTGATGTGACGCCTATTCCGCACAACGGATGCAGGCCGCCGAAGCGCCGTCGCGTATAA